The nucleotide window TCTGGAGGCCTTGGAGCCACAGAGGGGTGGAGGCCGTGtcccaaataaaattaacaatttcgtCAGTCGAGAATTTCAATCAGTATCTTATTGTGAAACAAAAAGATTCttttagtatttaacaaatctataaaaaaacgtattcaaagaaattttgttttcttgacggaatttaaaatattttttttcgaatCTACTGTGGAGGTCATTACCTAAATCCGGCCCTATTTCggtgttatatttaaaaaataaggagaaaatgtaatttttattttgtgtatagctttcactttgaaaataaaaaaaataataattttaattctttattaataaaaaaaacaattataaatagatacaCATTTTACGTAATATCACAATTAAATtgcgtttttaaataaattcgatTGTGACTAGACACTAAAAAAGTCGACCTGCATAAAAGCCTCTTTTTTGCcgactatattataaaaactgtttttttggtcttgctatattatatatatatgtagtataatTAACAATTGAGCAAATTCAAAATTCCTTCCACAGTAacttattattcatattttaaaatattatttttcacagTATGGGTTTGTGGCTTCATTGTGCGACTCGCATCCCTTAGGTCCTGGGTTCGAGCCCCGGCTGTGAACCAATgcactttctatgtgcgcatttaacattcgctcgaacggggAAGGGAAACGTCGTGGCGAAACTAGCTTGGCTTAGAAGACGATGGcgtttgtcaggcacaggaagcTCATCACCTACGTGCCTAATAGACAGATGATCAAgtaacaaatacagaaatctgaggcccggaCCTCAAAAGGgtgtagcgccactgaattatttaatttatatttttcacatgTAAATGAGTCCCATATggtctaaaattaaaaatctcaaaGTGTActtgtcaaattaaattttggctGTTCTAGGTCTAAGAAGTAATatcatttctaataaatatataaatattttatttttacaggaCTCCACttagatttaaattcattCTCGCACTACTTCTAAGCTATTAAACCTAAATATCCTTAAATCTTTAGAATATCATACTTATCacctatttcaatatttacgaCAAATTCATCAGTTCTATACCTAATATTggtaaagttattattttattccgtTGTTCCGTTGGACTTTATATGTCGTGGCTTCTGTATGTTGTGTTACGTCCGTTCCGTTTTTTGTAGTCtatgattttttatctttaagtGGTAACGTCTCATCATCGTAGTCTACCTTTCCCAGTAGGACAGGTTCAGATCCCTTCTCAACAGTATCGTCTTCTTCGTTATTATATGGTATATCCCGTTTTTCTAATTCTTCAGCAACGCTTCTGAATAACTCACTAAAAAAAGTTAgctcttattatttatgaatattgtcAAATTTTCGTTGCGTATCATCTATAttctaataaagtaaatttatagcaaaaatggtttttatttacacttcattgcaataattaaatcaaaataatttaaaaaaatgttaaaaaaaattcgtgCAGTGGGTGGCCATATCGCTATCAAGCGAACTCTTGCAGGCTaccaaaattaaagaaaataaacaactgtatgaatagtaaaatatactgATCCGTCTAACGGACAGGCAAAATAGTCAGTAGTAGAAGTAATAGATTTAGCTCtatatgttttttctttagacAAAGTTTACGAAAAACTTACTGGAATGTAGCAGACTTCATATTCTTCGCAAGGTAATATAGGAACAGCCAATCCCCAAACTCACAACCGTTGACAACATTGATCACGTTATAAGGATTAAACTTGCTCTTCGAGACGTGCCGGAACACAATTTCGTTGAATCTCAATGATCTACGGAACATAAAGAACGACACGAACCGCCATACGACAcctacaacaaaaaataatataaggagCTGAATTGCCAAGTTGATAAGGTCATTGACACTAATAATGAGCCAGTAGAAGTATTTGTTTCTCTTTCTTATTTACAATATGCTAAAAGACTCACCCAAAAAAGACGCGATGAAAAGGAATAAGAACCAGAACCACAGAATGACGTAGATCTTCTCGTGGATGATGTTAAGAGCCATAACACACAAAGCGTCATGCTGCTGAATGGACCCACTGGGACCATACTTGTGGAACACACATTTCGTTACCTACAAAATAAAGGGCATCATTATCTGAAATAGACTCATATAAGTTGATTTTTATACCAAATTCGCGGTTTGTATCATTAATcgtaattataaagtttataattcatattagaagaggtatttttttaggtttctCTAAAAACACTAAAATCCTTTAAGTTCTGAAGTTTTAGTAACTTCAGAACTTAAAGGATGTATTAAAccataaactttataaaaaaaacaacaagaaTATATAGTATCAAATATCAATTCCTTTAGAAaggaaatataataacaatcagatacgattattattatatatgcatATGAACGGTATCTGAGATTTATAAACCATACAAATTGACAGCTGACATTGACATGTGTCGCAATGTTTGATGATAAGACATTCCAATTTCGTAACGGTAACTAGAGCAAGATTTTCATCGCTTAGGTTCAGTCTACACCGACCTAACTGTGACATAACTATTTGACGTtagtattaacattaaatactcAGTTAGTGTGTGCTGAAGGGAACCTGGAACCTACCCTTAGGGCTGAGTCATCTACATCATTAACATGTATATACGACTTTATGCGCTACCGACTATCCCACCTAAGCTGACCATTTCAAatagatacataatataattgttatcagAAATTACAAGTTACCTTTGGGAAAACTAATTCCAATGGATCTGTCATATCACCCCAATGTTTGAAATTCATTACGTTGAGTCCCAAACTCATAAAACTGCCGTGAAGAAATTTGTTGACAATCCATACTTGAAACATCACGTGCAGAAGATTTAGGACCTCCATGGATATCAGCCAATGAGACCAGGTTCTTGTAATTCTTAATCTGAAAATTACTTCTTTatgtatcataataattattaatattagctaTATTATTTCTAGTTTTTTGACAGGCGTGGTCAGTTCTCACTCTTGTTTTCTCATACCAGAAGCCGAAATGACACAGTCAATTTTGGTTCTGTCCCGAGGTCATGAACGAAATCGTGGTCAGCTCACGTGGAAACATAAACTGGCTGAATTGTTTGACATCATGGTATGGAATAAGCGATGCAACTTAGTTGTAGGTTGTCAATAGGCTCGCAACAAGAGCTCATTGTAGGTATAAGCAACTCAGAAAATCATTTAACTATGACATAcctcaataaaatatctttcttGATAATGTCCAATCGGCTCTCTAAGGTTTGCTTCGACGGAACATTGATGCTACCAGCCTGCATGTCTGTATCGTGTAAAGCGAGGCTAGCATACTGAAGACCCTCAACTAAAGCTTTTATTCTGCCTCctgaatattaaacataaattaatcagAAATCTTCATACGGTAATAATTCTTGAAAGTCACCCAGATAGGgaacctaaaatattttgatattcacTCACCGacctaaataaaaccgtaatgAATTTTGACATATAAGAGGTAATAATTAGCTATAAatctctttaaatattaattataccgTAAGAAATGTTATGAAAACTTTATCAGTAATGTACGCTACGttattgaatttcaaattactTCCGCAAATATAACGACTGCTGTTAACGTACGCACTGGGAACTACGAAAGTAAGTTCCTAGTCATcgagtaattttaataataaggattttatttttatattgtcattAACTActcatacaataaaatatatatgtgaaataatgaaatggtAATAGCTATGAAACAGATGAATGCAATGTTAAGCTAAGGACGCACAAAACGGTTTGCACCCGCGCTCAAAACTTACGAGACCGGAGTTATGTACGGTTACGCCgtattactactactatattCACCTTCTTTTTTCTTCCAAATATAATGCGGTATATAGAAGCAGACAGATTGAATGAACAGAACGAAGGGTACCCATTGGTAGTAAGTATGGCGGATAGTCTCGTCTGATTCAAGAATAGGCCCGACTCCCGGATGCGGCAAAAATCCACCTTCCAGTAAGCTTTCGTTGTAATGTCTGACCTAtgtattcaaatcaaaatgagAAAGTCGTAAGGTATAGACAAATTTGGCCTAGtagattaaattatcattCATTAATTCATCCCGGAGTAGTCGTAGGTGCGATTCTCGGATAGTCACTGATGCATGAAAAACATGGTGAGAAAACTGGCATGCTTTGAACAAAATCCAGGGCACAGAAGACTGATcgcctatttgcctattagaaaaaaaatatcatgaaagAGATTTGAGGCTAAGACTGTAGGTTGTAGGGCAACTTGTTTTTTATCATAGAGTGCatggatatttattattttattagcgtTTATTTTGGCTTAAGAACTTTACCATTTCTGAATGTATTTACACAATGTAGCTTAAAGAACTCAAACTGTGATACTAATACTAGTTAcagtttatttcaattaaaactatGCGAATCACAAAGGACTGATCTTAAAAgaataatactataaaatgtatctattCTACATTGGACAAAAtcgttttagaatttatttatacataaatagtaaatgtggatgataaaattttaatagcttACAATAGTAAACGTGGCCATGAAGAAACAGTAGGTCTGGATGACATGTGGTGGTACGCCCTGGTCGGACAAACACTTGATGTGCTCTCCGAAGTACTCCCTTCCGCAGACAAGGATCATGAAGCAGAGAAGCAAGACCACAGTCAACTTATAATGAAGCTTAAAAACCATGTTGTCTATAATCGGCTTCGAATAGTTGAACCGCATGCGCGGTGTCAACGCTTTGATTGATGACATCATCATCATTTTGgcgttttatttgtttcaccGGTTcaacaataaacatttaattataatagaggTGATTTCTGCAAagagataaatttataaaatataatacaaatcaattattaataaacttaaatttgtaatttcttGCACTAAATGGAGTATACAatactttacataaaattgtaatcttaaaaatacatatgaagTATCGCTAGACACTTATGTACAACAAAACGGCGACAACTCATATTACCTCAAGAAGAATTAACCAACAAAGCAATAAGAACAACTTGACATATAAACcgttactataattatttactgaatttttgggtttaagCAACTGTGGGTACCGAGAGACTTTGATACTGATCTGCAATAGCTGATAGCACTGTCTTAAAGAAGTGTAGTCAAAGACAATTTAGAATAGAACAAAACGATTCTAATACTGCTCAGACTTGGTCAGgttaaacgtaaataaagataataagaaAGAttctacaaattataataattaactcacTTGAAAATCGGTGCAATTAACACTAGAAAAGACGTGCGATTCACTTAAGGTTGTGTCAGAATATGTCCTATCGGTTCTGATAAGATATGACGAGCTATGATAAAcctaaaaaatgattaaacgTTTGAAGTTTCTAAGAATGCACCTGtaccaaacaattacaaagGAACCTATAAGGTCATGATCCTTTCGATGACACTATTAAGAAATAGATACTATTATTGTAGTTGTATTTTAGAAGAGATAGAATATTAAATGGATTCTACTGACATGAACAATAAAGTAAACATTTCAAACACTTAGATGCGTCATTCGTAAAGGTGTTTTGAAAAAAACCTACTTTGATGAATTGAGTAAGCCTAATAGATGTATCATCTAATTTAGTCGAGCTCATCATTACTGAAGAACTTGTTAGTGGCACTCTTCCATCTTCGGCAAGCCTTTGCGCCTGGTAGATTGAAGGCTCTTGCCTCCACTCTGCCAGAAACAATAACTTTTTCTTAATCTAGACCATGTCTGTATGTTAcatccaaaattaaaaatccgtGGATAGCAAATTATCGATCGTCTAGTATGAATCATGTATTAATACATTAGAAGCGCTATCATCTAATTCGGCACATTTTCCTTTAATAGCATTAAACCTTCGTCTTAGTTTTTATTGACATTGGTTTAAACGATACTGTATCATTGATTAGTATTATCAATAcagttattgttatatattttttaatccatatacatttatagccataaataatatgtatcgAAAGCTTTGGTTAGTAATgtacatatttcaataaaaaaaatcctacagATGTCGGATGTATATGTAATTAGATGCACACATGGTCAATTGTAGGTTAAGCCAGCCTGGCTTCCAGTAGCTTAGTAGTTTTCTGGATAGAAGAACGAAGAGAAGAAGACCTCACATCACAGCTCCCAGgatttatattcatttgtttaacgAATATAATCACAGCTTTTGGACGTGTCTTTTAATAACCACTGTATAATGAGTTATCAGGTAAtcaattgaatttatattcgTTACAAAGTTAATGTGTAGAACACGCTTCAACCAATGACAAGTAAATTTCGCTTCACTCTTCTCGTACATGTCATCTGTATGTCAAAGTCCATTTCGTTTATGGCAGAATCATACTCAGCACTAAGTCTTGACTCTGAGTCTTACTCCCAGGGATTTGTGGAAGTAGCTGGACACTGAACCAATTCTACTTaaagtccttcaagaaaagagcgtaccaattcttaaaagaccgccAACGCACTCGGGAGCCCtgtggcattgagtgtccatggactgtgggtatcacttaacatcaggtgagtttcgtgcccgtttgctccatgttttataaaaaaactaaaaaaaaatgataatataattccATAGAATGCCACGAtgatttaaagattaaaaattaaaaatctatcatTACAATTACAAGAATTAATATGCTATCATAATCGTTTTCTCAGTTTTGCCACGACATAAACAACTAGTTAGTCTTTCACACGTCAGATGGCGCTCTTTAGACGTTGAAACATTTCTATATATGCCTTATCTGTTGCCTTATTTGATAAGATTTAGTATCAATACGTTCACAGATAACCTCGATTTTTATCCTTAAACGAGAAAAGTGACCTTAATtctctttattacatttatttcttataacgCGTTTAAGCAACATTAATACCATTTGTTCTGGCTTCGCACGTTTATATCGGTAGATTATGAACAAATCACTTCgaagacatatttttttctttttatgttacaggaggcaaacgggcaactgattttaagtaataccgccgctcTCCATCATTGGATGACctctttttctttaaaaaaaaacgaaaaggTTTAATTTCgttcatattatattctatataaaattatttctgctATGGTCGTGCTTCTGAGCTAGTTTAGTATTCACTCCTAAACGCCGCTTACCTGAActttttattagataattgcgtaataaaattctaaaatatagtaaacaaaaaacagaattataataatcgaAACTctgttaattgtatttataaatttatttttataataacgagTATATACCTTTCTATTTTTCATTGTGTTACGATGtccatagatatattttatttcctttctGACCTAGGCCGATTATGATAGATAAACTTAAGATTTCGtaacattaaaactttaaactttGCAAAGAGaacacatacaaacatacatacacatacgttgtatttttatgttatatgatCCACTACAAATTGAAGAATAACTACGATTTCTCATAAAGGCTCTTCTCACTTTTAGAAGATTTATACTTTCACACAATATTactcaaataattttagtataattatattatcaaaacaCTCATCTATgttcgattttaaaaatcttaaaattgaCACAGTATTTCTCCATTTTATTCAAGGACACATAACATTATACTATTTTGTTTAGATAgttgataaaatatacagaaaatctaattaattaatcaatataatatgttattaaaaggagtctcTAGGCAAgtttccgaagatactggcagtgtttcccctttgaatagctagactaattcttcgTCCGAGGTTGTTTCGTCCTGTTtgatatttccttaaaaagtttaatagcactagtttaaattaagtttaatagtCCGACACctaatgggacaaaatcatattcggagTCTAGATCactgtatttgtatttagCTTTAGCTTtctcagccgcatcacaaccTGCATCACAAGGCGCACCAGCTCTGTTGTTGCTTCCATATAGATGTAAAGAACaaacataacattatttttatttaataacgtttactccaaatacatattttacaacCATCAAAAATCCAAAAGAAATAACGAGTTTTCTCTTTTCGTTACCTAGATATTATTAACGGTTTTCTAAATAACAACCTTAATTCTCAGTAATTATTTCtcttaagtataataattcaaaattcctTTCGCTTCGTGAACAAATAGTACTGGCGTAACCACATACACCATTGCACACACAGACTATTTACACAGTATATCCCTATTCACACAGTCACACAATCATAAAACGTGTATGTGTGTCGTCTGGAGCTAGCTGGACTGCATTCCAGTAAGTTACGACGCTGAGAACGTGtgctaaatttttatatgtctCAACGCGTTATCTTCTATCTTTCACTGTCTGGAGTTTTTCGTTCTGTTGCTAAGGGGCACAAACTCAGGCTTTGGAATTTCTTGTCATATTATTAGGTGTctagattttattacttttgtagTTTCTTCGATGTAACTTAGTGTaacagtcaaataaaaattatttggatTGTTTTTTAGATACATGTATTTACGAAGTAATTAACAGCGCGTGAACGAATTGTCTACGTACTCGGGTATAATAGCAGGCACATTAGAATTCTGTTCCTACTTCACGTATCTACATTCTGTTCCAACTTTACACCAATGAAACTTAATTACAAATTCACTCCAGGTTTTTATGTGTAACGTAGGCCACAAACgcgttttaaacaaaatacattctTAAagattagaatttaaaaaaaatcactttaagttggaatttaatttgctgttatactattttgttttaaattatgttgctagtaaataagtaaatatattacttatatacttGTATTTGATTAGAACTAAGttcagtttaatatttattgatgcATAGTAAAACTTAACCTTTACACATCATCTGTTACATCTAATTTCATATCGCATAACGCAAGAACTTTGTCTAAAAGGCCTGATGACATCGGCCAGCGACAACTTGACCACGACTTGACCCGCGCTTGCGCATGCACACTACAATTCACACACATACAGATCGCACACATTGACGGGAACAAGTTTTGGAATACACTGTGTGGgtgtttaaaaatggaaccTTGATTTCGTATAGGTGGTCCGAActtttaaaacagaaatatctCTAGATATTCGACCTTATTGTCATTTATAAACGATTGATTAGATATACTTTTTGCAATAGCAGCCTTATGTAAGCATGTTAAGAACTTGTaatgtacttataaataatatactgactgcccccgcgaactccgttttttctttgtttttttttttaattttatgtcatTACTCATAACTTTATGCCAGGTTCAAGTAAAAGGCAGGGAAACTAAACGcgagaagaaataaataatcatgaaaagaaaacaaaaggaTGAGCtagttaaatacatatttatataaatattaatcttaatatggttatttattattggttATGAAAGaagattacattataatatgtacaatcAAGATTGAAGCAAAAAGCAGGAGATTTTTCGCAAACTCCGTTTGTCCTTATTGTGATAAACCTTAGcttacctttttagtacatacccaacatgaaacattttgctatgctaccccagagactaCTCAATTTCCCTGAATGAAAAAGGGTTTTAGGTTTTACTGTGAATTATTCTCTATATAAACATAAGCCaagtttgttattaaaaaatggtttattatAGATGGGtgaaaatttttatgataGGTGAAAgcaattgtatgtatttttgtatgctgtattatatatgaaaaatttaatttaagggGAAGAAAAATAGACGTCTGATTCGCAGACTTAACCGATaggcacacaaaatttcacgaaaatcggcggagccatttcggaggagtttaattacaaaaaccgtgacacgagaatattatacatatatgtagtcCACTATCATTTGAggcagtttataaaaatatttaaaagaaataaattatatagtatcttattttaaacatttttacagTGTACTTCAAGTATGAAACTAATATTATGCTGCATAACTAAACTTTTAAGCCTATCAACAAAAGCCACAATTAAGGGCCTTTATCGACCTCTTCCCACCTTTTTTGCTTCGTTATTTTGTCCGTAAAGCGAAaggaaatacaaaaacatatgtaATCGAGAGAGATAGAAGATGACCCGTTAGGAAAGTAGATGAGACTACTACGTTTACGCGTATAAGGATTGGGACACATCGAATTGTCGATATCGATAAAATAACTgatcaaaatcaattttaattaaacactaCTTTTAAAGTGAAACAATGTTATACTATGATTTATTGACTCTGGGCATTACTAAGTGAGAAGCTTAGAAAGCTTACTGTGGAGCTGGCGACCcgtagataataatatatttagggactatgtaaatatttttgtgcaaTAGATATAGAGAGACATAAAGTCTTCGAACAAGAAACATTCACTGTTCACGGGAAGCGAAATATCCAGGTCATTTGTATTACCAACGACTACAGAGGTAGACCAACGAAGAGCGTActtatcattattttctttaatgagCACAGTATTTTTCGATtctgaaacaattattttaaaatgtgtcGTGTCAATTTACGATTTCGTTGTCAACCACCTTAGAATTATGCACAATTTAGATTCATTACATAGGAATTGATATCAATCAGGACGTGTATCCTTCTATAAATGCTATCATAGTAGGTCTAAGATCAAGGATATATCTATCAAGGCGACCACAGATAATAATATGCCGTTTTACACCGCAACTTCAATTTGATCTATAATGTCCGCGATATTGAGTTACTTTATTGTTTATCCTCTGATAATTGCACAATTTCCtcgttattgttataatttttgtttaaattacgaaatttcaatactacatacaatatacatatctatCTTAAACTAGTTTTGTATCTATGAGTGAATGCTTCTAGCTTTCAGGAAtccagaaattggttaaaatgCTGGTGCATGTGTTACGTTGGTAGTCCGTAAAAGGTTTCGTAACAggataacctcaaaatttcaTCCGCATCAGCTTAAAGTCCGCTTCAATAGACatttttgcgaactagcgaactgtggaatcgactcgcGGTGGGGGTGATTCCTGGTAGATAGCCTCCCATATTAAAAAGACGCATACTCctcaaaggctggcaacggacccactaaaatgggtgACCCAGGGCTGCGACGACCTTTTTGGGCGTATCGTAGGCTCGTTGGCTCACTATCCTAATAATAAAAGGATTTCAATATAAGAAGAAATCAAATTGATGACGGTAATTTATCGATAACGTGTCCTCACCACCGGAATTGGGTACATCCCTTGAGTTCCATAGATATTGAGAGGTCTGAACGAGTTTCTACCTGCTTCGACAGGGTGACTCAGACATTCATCATGCCTTTATTGTgccttatttattacatatacttAGTTACTGGACCTCGGGACGTGAGGGGCAATTATTTAtgaggtttttaattttttatatctataaggT belongs to Pieris rapae chromosome 2, ilPieRapa1.1, whole genome shotgun sequence and includes:
- the LOC110991811 gene encoding innexin inx7 → MMMMSSIKALTPRMRFNYSKPIIDNMVFKLHYKLTVVLLLCFMILVCGREYFGEHIKCLSDQGVPPHVIQTYCFFMATFTIVRHYNESLLEGGFLPHPGVGPILESDETIRHTYYQWVPFVLFIQSVCFYIPHYIWKKKEGGRIKALVEGLQYASLALHDTDMQAGSINVPSKQTLESRLDIIKKDILLRLRITRTWSHWLISMEVLNLLHVMFQVWIVNKFLHGSFMSLGLNVMNFKHWGDMTDPLELVFPKVTKCVFHKYGPSGSIQQHDALCVMALNIIHEKIYVILWFWFLFLFIASFLGVVWRFVSFFMFRRSLRFNEIVFRHVSKSKFNPYNVINVVNGCEFGDWLFLYYLAKNMKSATFHELFRSVAEELEKRDIPYNNEEDDTVEKGSEPVLLGKVDYDDETLPLKDKKS